The stretch of DNA GCCATCGCATTCATCGATACCAACGCTAAGGGAGGTCACTCCTAATTTCACTTCGGTTAAATTAATTGCGTTTCTGTTTCTGTAGCACCGAGCAGTTTAAATTCAACAGAATGCAGACAGGTCGATCATTGATCGGCACAAGCGATTTATTCCTGATATGCTATATGCAAGCCTAATTCAGAATAATGAAATACTTTTGCTCAACTGTTCTGGTTTTGTATTTATCCAATAGTatcagaaaatgtgtgtgtgtgtgtgtgtgtgtgtatgtgttatataaataagtgtatgtatatatatgtgtatttagctccctgtgggcaatatatatatatatatatacacacacgtatacatctatatatatgaatatatataatatatatatatatatatatatatatatatatatatatatatatatatatatatatatatatgtatatatatatgtatatatatatatatatatatgtatatatatatatttatatatatatatatttatttatatatttatatatatatatatatatatatacaaattgagataggggttgtaaatgcaaccctccatgggataacatatatccaatatactgctagtgaagtacccaacaaagttaatacataaatgttaagaattgcgatgcaattaattcatttactgtattatatgggcaaaggtaaaatgttttaccacaaattcataatacaaaataagaaaatggagaaatacatccaaatcaaatatcaatttccagataatacccaatcacatactttattaaaccaccacataagaaactttaaggtcaaacataataatatagaacaaaacagtgtacgtgaaggagtaatatgatacagtaagtacaatatgtataagagaatataaatataaataaatataaatataaatataaactacatcttacagctgtttcggccatgcagataagcaTGTCTCATTTTactcatattagccatgtgtggTAGGTCaaaatgtagttataaatgagacatttacaaaaatatcctaaggcctcttcggagattatgaaatacaaaccaaattacatatacactcatataagtgtgggtacatacccataataaatcatatacatatacatatgagtgcatatacttatactcctatacatatacatatacacatacatgataatataaataatataaatcaataaacatacatatgttccatattcaatgttatagtttttcaacttaatattgtgatatcacaatgtagaaaaacatacacatattaatacccaaatgcagatatacagagtcaagagtacattatattaatttattttaatttacaaaatgtcattaatgttaacatcattaccactaatgctaccaatattattattcttattattaataacaccaatactagcaaaacaatatatagatCCCATTATTAGCGATATAATAGCAAAACCAAGGACCACAATAGTACTAAAGTACCATGCAAAGcattaaatatctgtatatacatacaaaatgagaaataaaagcaTTCGGTTTACATGATATTAAGATcatctggtagttgatatttgatttggatgtatttctccattttcttattttgtatatatatatatatatatatatatatatatgtaaatatatgcatgtatatatgtatgtatgtatgtatgtatgtatgtatgtatgtatgtatgtatatatatatatatatatgtgtgtgtgtgcatatgtatgtatgtatataaatgatatacatatatatatatagataatataaataatatataagtatatgcatatatacatacatatctgtacatacctacatatatatgtatatatacatgcatatatgggtacaagacataaaaaaaacgttgaacataatgagaaacgcaaacataaaaacaaaaacatagaaaacgaactatttttcaaacaacgaaaaaaacaaacagagaaacgagacatacaacataaagaatattctccttcttcagttgtctctgtttcatctactccacgtttcgaaggcatGGACAAtacacgacttcgttgaaacagtccttcccgcaaagcaaattaaataaaatttaggattttttgCAGAAGGTGAAAGTGATAACAAGAACAAGCATGTCCTCCATTCATAGCTTGTCCTggtgttcataataatttttctattgtctTGGCTTAAtggccctcaccgtttgtttttactgtcttgttctcactgttctgacctttccacatttgcatatatcattCTCTGAGATGGTTCATCTTACTAGATTTACATGTGATGGCAAAAGATCACAGGATGAACGAATCAGAAAACTTATCCTAGATGTGGTCCACCTCCATAACTCATCCCAACTTATTTTCCTCTCAACAACATCTTCCTCCCATCTCATCATCTGTCCTTGTTGAATGCAGTGGATCAAATGaaactctcttctctctgcttccctCATTTTGAtgctgttgctaacaacagatctgcaTTCACTCTGCATCATACTTGCAAATGGTCTAAACTGATCTGCACCAAAACCAAGTCCCTTCCGATGAACTTGCATTGCACCCACCATATCTCGGTGTGCAAGAGAAGACAGAACGTCGTCAGTTTCTGCTTTCCACTTCTTGGCCGTTTTCACATCTGGTCGATTACACTTGATTTCCATCTCCTTCAACtctctcagcatcatcatcaccattagtaCCTTCCCCAGTTCAATATCTGAAGTAGGCCTAGCTactttctaatgaacacattacatttttgttccTGTGACAATGCTACCTCGTATGTTAAAAGTGTCCACATCGACAAAGAAtccataaattagaaaaaataagcaCTTGTATATTTATCAATAGAGTGGGTACATTAATCGAAGTGTTCAGTATTATACATCCATcgtggctgatcttaccaatcagtttcgcactgggggttcAACAACGTGTTTAGATAACAGCTGATTATGTAACCTTGCACTCTTCAGAGATGGTAGTTATGGAAAGACATGTGccaactgctctctattgttggaggtgaaAAGTCACATCCAGTTTGTAAttgctgtgaaaaaaaaaacaacgaaatgaACTGAGCAAGTTTAAGTTAAAAGTTATGTCCTTTGGCACCAAAACACAGACTCTGGTAGTGTTGCAAGCTGACAAGAGTTTTCTGGaaaagtgtgtatgtttgtttaggATTAGTGTTCTAGTAGGGTTGGAATGTACACTGTGGTACAATATGTGTAGCATTTTCAGAGGAAAGTGCCCAAAGGGTGCATCCTAAGCatctgtgtttttgtatgttttctgCTTATGTTTTGGCTAAATTCCTTGGAGAGTTTATGCAGGTATGGAGTGTATGTAGGGGTACTATATGTGTGGAAGCTTATATTGAGGGTGGACAGCAGAGAAGACCCAATAGATTCTTTTCCACCCACCCATCCCCAATATAAGCCCCCATGCATATAGTACCACTACACACACTCCATAGCTACATAAATACTCCAAAGAACTCACAGCAACACAATGTTTTTGGTAGGTTTGCATTACCTCCCATGTagggagttcaaattctgccaagatcaactttgcctatcCTCTTTTCAGTATCAATTGAgcattagggtcaatgtaattaactaatctctcccctaaaattgctggtcatgtgccaaaatttgaaaccattttaaaaAAGCAGGTGTAAAACAGGtaaaaataaattctaattaCAAGAGGCACATGAAATGTGAATAAACTACCTTTGTATTTGATATAAATGAATAGTTAGCAAATGATTTTATCTAAAACATTGaaatcatgataaaattatttatattcttaaatttattttactgaaaCAACAAGGGTATTAGTAACATAAATGACATAATACTGACCTCAGTCAGAAATAAAGTATTAGGTCATAGACGTGGCTTACGTAGAACTTATCTTtacaatatttgaatatttatacattAGAAAACAGACTGATAAAAAGATGTTCCTTCAACCTACATTGATAATCAGCCAGTCAATTacacataaaattatttatagaatATTGTTGAATGGTACAGAGTACAAAATAGTAACCTAACATGCAGAGACCTTGAGCAGGTCTCACTTCCCAGCTGAAGCTATTTCACATTCCTTCCATGGAATAAACGATATCCAGGTGGATTCTGTGAATCTATGAATTTCCACCTAGTTAAAAGAAAGTAATTTGAAATATTGTTTAGTCATTGATATCTCTGGAAAAACCTGGAAAAAAACTTCCTTGGATAGAGATGTATATACAAATTGTAACACATTGATCTCCAATGCATATTGCAACTGAAAATGCATCtataagatttaatatttatGAAGTTCTTTATGTTACAACAAGAGATTTTAATATCCATGTAGTTGCATACGCTCAAGCTTTGATTAAGCCTGGATAATTGAACTAATTAGGCTTTCCAATGAAATCCAGCTTTTGGTGTAAACCAAGGGTCTCCAAAGTGGTGATATCAATCCCTGGGAGTTGATGTAACTACTCAGGGTGTTGATAAATGCCTCGGTGTCAATTGAACTTTTGGGGTCAAAAGCTGATATTTGTATAAgaattaaaaatacacaaaatacaactttctgatatatatattgctgaccaTCCAATGTAGTTGGTGCACATAGAAACTTACAGTCCCAGAGACAGCAGCATCAAACATTGCAGAGACAGAACGGTGAAGGGTAAACATATGAACATGCaaaaacattccaaccatgacacaAACAGAAAGCTAATTCTTTTTCAGAAAGGGATCAGCTGATAAACTCCACTATATAACTAATATACATTTCTGATGCAACAGAGTTAGaaagtgtgaccatgagatactGAATCCAACTTGCTattctattgtttaggaaaattcAAATGCCTGAGAATATAGAATATTGTTATCAATTcaagaataaattaatttaaagaaatacagatgagttttttttaattatttattccaaagtcataaacacaaaatttattagaAAACAAAGTGGATTGTCTAGAGTTGAAAGTCATCTTTACAACAGGATCaattagaagtgtgtgtgtgtgtgtgtgtgtgtgtaacttttgcAGCATATTGCATTAGTACACTTTTCAAGTTTCTCActcagtaacaaaaaaaaatcaacattagAAAGACTTTGAAGTTACAAAACAAGTCATTTTTGTAAGTATACACGTGATTAATCAGTATTAGAAGTAACTATATTTTGGTAACTAATTAAGAAATTGCCACATGATATTATTAACAATTTCTGGTCGGTCCAGTTGAACAAAATGTGTAGCATCTTCGATGTATTTTATCAAAAGATTATTAACATATTTACTACATTCTGCAGCCATTTCATGGTTGAGGAAGGCATCTTGCTTTCCCCaaataataagtactggcatTTTCAGAATGTTTTTAGATAGTTTTTCCTGTCTATTAAGAAAATTTGCTCTGTAATAGTTGATGGGTCCTGTGATTGCtcctgaaaagaaaaagaacacagATTTAGATTCATTAAGTCACTGAAGAAAAACCtttaaataatgacaataaagCATCAttgttggtgccacatataagGCATCTgtgttggtgccatataaaaaccaGCCAGAACTCTCTgtaattaggaagggcatccagccatagaaaccatgccaaaacagacaattggagcctgggaGCCTGGACAGTTCTTCGGATGGCcagctcctttcaaactgtccaacccatgcctgcatgaaaaatggacattagagGATGATTTTTACTATGAATATCATTTAGCAACCTTAAAAACTTTACCTGTTCAGCAAACTAAGAAGTGAGAATAGCTAATTGAATACTTACTTGTAAGTAAGTGCTAAGCATAACTCTAGTTTTAgtaaattaacacaatatatgaGGGTAAAAGCTGTGCATCTATGTATAACTAATGAATCTAACGTAAGCTTATAAAACTTGGTGCAAGTACTAAAGAATGAGTCTTACTAATACCTGTTAAATATGGTCTAAGTTGCAGAAAATAATACTATAGCAATGacaaagttaaaaataaataaaagttatataGTACTAGTGAATACATCAATTACTTGTAACATTGGCCTTTGTAACACCAGATTTCTTAGCTAGCAGTTGActagatacataaatacttatttcATGTAAAGGTCTGAAGAAAGTCAAATGACCAGATAAAATGTAGTTATAAGATTTTTAGTAAAGCTGGAGTCCTACATCCAAATAAATTTTGggtgaaataaaaaggaaataaaaaaaattgaaagataaTGTTTACAAATGAAAAGActaaattttatatgaatacacatcttaaccttttcattaccaacccggctgaaactggctctggctctgagtacaaatgtcttgtttccataagttttgaattaaaaccttccaccaaactttagtcacaatttatgttcctgacactagcttaatgataactaagttattttactaaatttgttatatttagaattaattgaaagaaacacagagcatcccaaaataaatactgtaacgaaagggttaatcaatgTAAAggtttgattttaaaaatatataaaatacccaGAAAAGTTATCCTTTTAAATCATGAAGATATCATTTATAAAAGCAACGGAAAAAAGTATCAGTCATAGAAGTATTAGAATAAAgtattttatacatgtgtgtgtgtgtgtgtgtgtgtgtgtgaaagtaatgTGAAAAAATTGAGTGAAATTAAAATCGAAAATTATGCATAAAAATGACTGCTATCATTATCTTTAGAATTCCATGTAGCTTTTCATaatccagtcaaaatattctgACTGATTCGCTCACCTGGCTGGGAAAATGCATATCTGTAAATGTCAATATCATCCTTTGTCATATTTTCACTTCTGACTCCAACACGACTGGTGAAAACTCTAGAAAAAGCCTCAAATCTGTTGAGCGAGTACATCCATTCTGGGATATATGGCAtttggaagaaaaatatatacctgTAGCAAAAGAGGGAGTGGGGTGTAATTAAGACCTTAATTAAAAATGACAATGTTGAATGCGTTGATATTTAATTCAATATTGAACAGCAAATGTATGTTACATTTAAACAAACTTTGGGTATCAagaatttatgaaagaaaaagttgGGAGAACCAACTTTCTACTCTTTGTAACTACATTAGATATTTtgtttaatcttttagcatttaaaccagccatatctggccaaaatattccatctgttttatgttcaaactggcctgatctaacctctcacacctaccctacaattcaACCAGTATTTACTCAATCATCTAAAATAATTTACAGCAAATCAATCGTAAATatctattatttaaaattaacacattatcaaagatttattttagcaaaattaaataaaacaaatataataataaataatatttaattattaatacaaTGAAAACAACACTATATTTCTAAAACAACTGTAATATTAACAAGAAtcattaataaacaaaaatatacaataacattCTAAAACTGGACAAgagcatcatcaaaatctcaaagctatgagacaatacatgattaattcaagactataagaataaaaaagctctacatttggcagagtaactaaaatgctaaagggttaaattgtaagaaaatattttagagcAGCATTTCCCAAACATTTTACTCATGAGGAACCCCCAAGACATTCTGTTTCATAGAATGATTAAatgtttatttcctttctcttaaatatcacagaagattaaaaaaatcataaaactgACAGTAAAATGGTTGACAATCCTAAATCTGGTGTCACAAAGAAAGTTTAAGGAATTCATCTTAACCAAGACCTTGTTTTGTCAGAACTTCCTGTTAAGAATTCATATTACCAGTAAAGCGGCCTTATTACTTATGGAGGCCAGGTTTCCCCTACCTTAGGGAATATACTGTGCAAGTGTAATGGTTTGATGAGAAGGGGCCAGTCAAGATCATTGGTCCTAATACTTGatcagcattttattttatcagcatctgtagggtgaaagataaagttgacctcaacaggatttgaactcacaatgcaaaGATTTAGAACGAATGGAGCAAAGCATTTAGTACAATTCTCCAGTGATTCTGCCACTTTGCCGTCTTTCTGTGCAGGTATAATTAATTATGAAtacaatattaaacaaaaaaaaatgactcaaAAATGCATCTACATACAATttgcctacctatatatatatcagtatttgtTGTGGAACCCATAGAAGCTCTTCCCAGGAACTCCATTTCGGAAAAGCTGCTTTGAAGTGAATAAAAAATGTGATATTCTTACCATGATTTTCTAAGTTGAGAGAAATGGCTCCAAATATGCTTTGAAAAAACTGTTGGATGTGGGCAGTTCATAATGATTAATTTGGAAACCAAATGAGGATAATTAGCAGCTGTACTCCATGCTACTAGAGCTCCCCAATCATGGCCAACAAGCACACAATCTTTGTAacctataataataaataaaagataacttGTAGGTGTTTAATTTGCCCCatgaatataagaaataatcTTATCAAGTGCAAATTGACACAATGTAatgagaaaataatgaatttttaataaatcaaaattaaaatgaaaagaacaaaaatcatTAGTGTCTTGTCAAGATAGGGAAGGGAGAGAACTTTGAAacttaaattcattaaaaattaaatgggGATGTGTAATGAAaaggtatcgaaagggttaagcatgTAATTGAATGCCTTCTAAAGATGACTGGTGTAGTTGTGTTCTGAATAAAATGTAGTTCATACACTATTACGGTATTCTGTTGACATAGAATGGGTGAATAGGTAATAAGTTTGCTTGTAAACATGAAGGCCCccagttcaatctcactgccAAGTATTTTGACAAGGTTCCTGTTACTAAATTACCTCAGCTCAACCCTAGCCTAATGAGTGAAACTGATTGGAgggaaactgtgaagaagcccatcttagtaactgtatttcaaaaatACAGAGTTGTCACATACTGTGTCATGCTAATTCTTCCTGTTGATTATACAaatggtacacatgtctgtggaatactcagccacttacatgcttATTCAATGAGCAGGTAACTTAGTTGACTGATCAACTGAGTCTTCATTGTTAAAACTAATGGAGATACATCACCTCACATAATTTACATACTTTTACTGATACATAATATGCTTGTGAATGATAAAATATGGTGACAGTttcaagatttgaactctgaaatggTACTATCAGTAATAACTACTGACCTATTCGCTTTATCTGAAAGTCTAAAATTACAAATCTAACTTTGAGCTGGGGTTGGAATGGAgtataatttctaaaatatatttttccaggAGAACTTTGGTTGAAATGTAAAGTTGTTAGTGCATTTATTAACTGttgaaatcttaaaaaaaaaacaatcttaaTTTAAAGAATTATCTATACCATACTGAAAAATTTAatacaagtaaataaacatatttaatttaACTTAGATTGAAATACCATAAATACTTGAGTAATAGTTGATCTCATGTAAAAGTTGACCCCCTATTTTTGGCCAAAATATTGGGTATTTTTCATAGACCCCGTATAAAAGTTGATCCTAGTATTTCACAAACAACAGGACAACACTTGTGGGTCAATGTACCATATTATCCTGTATGTAGAAACAACACTGTTTCAAAATTGTGTGGCTACCTTACTGTAGCCTGCTCTATAGGTGGAATGCTTGGTGCTTATAGTAAAACACCATTTAATAGCGAGCACTATACATCTGATGATGGGTGCTACATCACCATTACTAAAATGTATGCACAGGATATGCTGCAAGCCTGCACACATCTTCAAgcacaataaacacatgcatcatacattcgTTTACATGGCGAGAAATGTGTTTTACAGACAGCATTACTGGCAAATGCCAGTCTGAATTCATACAAAGGCATGACTTTGGTAAGCCTAAAAGCATTCAATTAATTGCTAGATCAGTGGTTTCCATGCAACCTTTATATTTTCCTCATCTCCAGATACAATAAAGACTTGTCTGTTTACATGATGAGAAACATATTTCACAGGCTGCACTATTGGCAAACAACAGCAAACACCACTGCAGGAATTCGTACGGAGGCATGACTTTGGTAAGCCTGAAAACATTTAGTTATTTGCTAGATCAATGGttcccaactttttttttttttgccacagaatcctttgacattatttttaaaaatgtggaACCTCTGATAACTTTCAAGGAATCCTGGGGTTTTGCAAAACACACTTTGGGAATCCCTGCTCCTGATTAACAACTCTACACTATAGTACAGACATTTACTGGTAACTGCACACGACATCCTAAAACTTTTTTGGCAGAGTTCTGATCAAAGCATGCACTAAAACTCCTCATaactttatttttatgaattttcacaaaatttatttaaaaaagattttttttttggataatctgaaaaaaaaagtgcaggagtggttcagtcccactgcatggcaccttgggcaagtgtcttctactataacctcgggccaatcaaagccttgtgagtggatttggtagacagaaactgaaaaaaacccatcgtatatatgtatatatatgtgtgtgtgtgtgtgtgtttgtgtgtctgtgtttgtcccctccaacattacttgacaaccaatgctggtgtgtttacgtccctataacttagcagtttggcaaaagagaccaatagaataagt from Octopus sinensis linkage group LG2, ASM634580v1, whole genome shotgun sequence encodes:
- the LOC115232671 gene encoding epoxide hydrolase 4-like, whose protein sequence is MVYCKHETTLKKFFIPTTDTNIDVRIEYDIPIPPRNSHCTTTFHAEVNIVCKDYYCALHGWYSWRYQIVEFSKNYRVVAFDQRGYSLSSKFTDKKDFTFEKLSADVSEVIQTLGYKDCVLVGHDWGALVAWSTAANYPHLVSKLIIMNCPHPTVFSKHIWSHFSQLRKSWYIFFFQMPYIPEWMYSLNRFEAFSRVFTSRVGVRSENMTKDDIDIYRYAFSQPGAITGPINYYRANFLNRQEKLSKNILKMPVLIIWGKQDAFLNHEMAAECSKYVNNLLIKYIEDATHFVQLDRPEIVNNIMWQFLN